Proteins from a single region of Methanomassiliicoccus luminyensis B10:
- a CDS encoding TIM barrel protein: MVPERNYGVMVTLDDHHLLRGLDVNFFEVLVREGDPPDRLDEFLSRVEKATIVHAPEMMRLGGKPELIDLTDPDPQRRGEFAARIGEVASVAARHGVATVVHPGGVRERPERTEDMPRHLVDALISIDGRLWIENMPRRYHAGSDLLYCNLLLRPEEFKSILPHVDGVTLDICHAYLSVDKGGNSAIGAFFEQLRDSIRHIHMSDASYPHNEGLQLGKGNIDFTMLPRPRDLPILLEVWGGHLNGGEGYRIALDKVRQGGIFKGCVP, from the coding sequence ATGGTTCCCGAACGCAACTACGGCGTGATGGTTACCCTCGACGATCACCATCTCCTGCGCGGCCTGGACGTCAACTTCTTCGAGGTGCTGGTCAGAGAGGGCGATCCCCCGGACCGCCTGGACGAGTTCCTGTCAAGAGTGGAGAAGGCCACCATCGTGCATGCGCCGGAGATGATGCGCCTCGGCGGGAAACCCGAGCTCATCGACCTGACCGATCCCGACCCGCAGAGAAGAGGAGAGTTCGCCGCCCGGATCGGGGAGGTGGCGTCGGTGGCGGCAAGGCACGGCGTGGCGACGGTGGTCCATCCGGGGGGTGTTCGGGAGCGTCCCGAACGCACCGAGGACATGCCGAGACACCTCGTCGACGCGCTGATCTCGATCGATGGCAGGCTGTGGATCGAGAACATGCCCCGGAGGTACCATGCCGGGAGCGATCTGCTATATTGCAACCTCCTGCTCCGCCCGGAGGAGTTCAAGAGCATCCTCCCTCACGTCGACGGCGTCACCCTGGACATCTGCCACGCCTATCTGTCGGTGGACAAGGGAGGCAACTCCGCCATCGGCGCGTTCTTCGAGCAGCTGAGGGACAGCATTCGCCACATCCACATGTCAGATGCTTCCTACCCGCACAATGAGGGATTGCAGCTGGGCAAAGGGAACATCGACTTCACCATGCTTCCGCGGCCGAGGGACCTCCCAATACTCCTGGAAGTGTGGGGCGGCCACCTTAACGGCGGCGAAGGCTACCGCATCGCATTGGATAAGGTCAGGCAAGGGGGCATCTTCAAAGGATGCGTTCCCTGA